In Gimesia panareensis, the genomic window CACTGCCCGCAGCGGTGAACCCTATGTAAAGTTATTTCGTGAAGAGCGCGAACTGTCGGTGATGTTGCTGATCGACCTGAGTGGGTCGCAAAGCTTCGGAACCAACCACCAGACCAAGCGTGAAGTCGTGACAGAACTGGGAGCGACGCTCGCGATGTCTGCCATTAAAAATAATGACAAGGTGGGACTGACCCTGTTCACAGATCATATTGAAAAGAGTATCCCGGCTCGCAAAGGTTCGCGGCATGTGCTGCGTCTGATTCGCGAAATGCTGTACTGTGAACCAATCGGAACCGGGACCGATATCCGACAGGCACTGGAACATCTCAACCGTATCTCGAACCGCAAGACCGTCCTGTTCCTGATCAGCGATTTCCAGGATGAAAACTATGAATCCACACTGAAAGTCGCTCGTCGACAACATGATATTGTCCCTGTGGTCATTTCCGATCAGCGGGAAGCCACAATGCCGAATGTCGGCCTGATAAGGCTTCAGGACGCCGAGAGTGGAGAAATCATCACCCTCGATACGGCCCGCCGCAGTAACCGCGAAGCATATGCCCGCATCTATCGCGAGCGATCAGAAGCGCGCGATGCGATGTTTCGACGACTGCGGCTGGAGCCACTTCATATCGAAACCGGCGTCGATATTGTGGAACCTCTACGACGTTATTTTCATAAACGGGAGAGCCGAGTATGAACATCCTTCGAAGCATGCGTGGATGCTCAGGCAACGATGGTTGCTGTGCATCACACCGCGATTCATCCTGGGTACTCAAAATGATCGTATCCGGAGTCTTTGTCTTTCTGTTCGCAGGATTGACGCAGGCGAAACCATTTAAAACATCCTACGAGCAACAGGCGATCAAGGTCTCGATCAGCATGTCGACGACCAGCGTTCGCGTCGCGGAGCCCTTTACCGTGACCTACGAGTTGACTGCACCGTCGGATCAGAAACTGGTCTGGCCCGCTGTTGCGGACCAGCTGGGTCCATTCGATGTCATTGAATCAAACGACTTTTTTGATATCCCCGTCGATTCGGGACGGATGTGGAAACGGGTCCTGACGCTGGAGAGTATTCAATCCGGCAATCTGGAAATCCCACCGCTGGCGGTGAATATGGTGTCGTCCGAGTCCAGTCAGGTTCAGTCAGAACCGCTGAAAGCCGTCAACATTGCGGCACAACCTGTCACTGTCAGCAGCGTACTCGAAGGACGTGCCGATCCAACGCAATTTCGCGACATTCAGTCTGTGGTCGATGTGAAAGTACCTGTTGAGAATACATCCCCCTGGACTACCTGGGGAGTTACCGGTCTCGGCGTCATCTCACTGGCCTGTGTTGCATTTGTGGTCATGGCTGTCCGGGGTCGTTCAATTACACCCGAAAAGTGGGTGTTACAGCAACTGGATGCACTCTCAGCAAAGGTGACAGAAAATTCCGCTGACAACCATCACCAGCTCACCGAACTGACGGATATCACAAAGCATTATCTGGCCCTGCAGTACGACATCCCCGCCAGTCAGCAGACTACACACGAACTGTTACAGCTCCTGGCGGATCGGAACATCGGTTCTACACAAGTTCGAGACGAATTAAACAGTGTGTTGTCACTCGCAGATGAAGTGAAGTTCGCCGGCCTTGATTTGAGTGTGGACGAACTGCAGACCGCGATTCAAACGGTTCGCCAAAGTGTACCTGAGTTATCTAAACCGTTAGTCCCTGCGACAACGATCCCGGAGGTTGCCTGATGTTTGACTCACCCTGGTATTTTTTACTGCTGCTCACGCTGCCTTTCCTGGCGTGGCGTTTGTTTGCACCACAACGAAAACCTGCGGTCCGATTCAGTTCGCTGAACATGGTGAAAAATCTTTCGCTGACCATCCGGCAACGACTCAGCTGGTTACCACGCCTGCTGACGCTGGCTGCCGTTGTATTTATGATTCTGGGCCTGGCCAGACCACGTGAAGGACGTGAGCAGAAAATCACGACCAGTGAAGGGATTGCCATCGAAATGGTCGTTGACCGCAGCGGCAGTATGCAGGCCATGGATTTCAAGATCAACGACGAGCATGTCGATCGCCTGACTACCATCAAAAAAGTAGCCGGGAATTTTGTACAGGGTAAAGGAGAACTGGATGGTCGGTTCAACGATCTCGTGGGGCTGATTACATTCGCCGGCTATGCTGATGGGATCACGCCGCCCACTTTAGACCATGCCCATCTGGTCTCGCAACTCAACAACACCCAGATCGTCACCAGTCGAAGCGAAGATGGCACCGCGATCGGCGACGCCATTTCGCTGGCCGTAGAAAAGCTGAACGCGCTCGATGCACGACGCGACGAGAAGGTGAAAAGCAAAGTGATCATCTTACTCACGGACGGCGAAAATAACGCTGGCGAGGTCGAACCGATTCAGGCAGCAGAACTGGCAGAGACCCTGGGAATTAAAGTTTACACGATTGGCGTAGGTACCAAAGGAGAAGCACCGGTCCCCGTCACAGACCCCTTCAGCGGAGAAAAAGTCGTCCAGTGGATGCCGGTCAACATCGACGAAGCAACACTTCAGAAAGTCGCTGACCTGACTCATGGAAAATACTTTCGGGCGACGGACACCGACTCACTCGAAAAGATTTATGAAGAAATTGACACCCTGGAAAAGACGAAGGTGGAAGCCCAGCACTATACCGATTACCGCGAACTCGCAGTGCAACCATACCGGGCTGGCTCCCTCTATGTCCCCCCCTTGCTGTTGATCGCCTTCGGACTGTTACTGGCACGGTTTGTGCTTGAACAGACATGGTTACGAGAGTTGAACTGAACACCGCGAAATTGCTCAAGAGAGAAAATAGATCATGGACATTCAATTCGGCAATCCGACGAATATCATCTTACTGTTTGTGGCCGCAGGCAGCCTGTTACTTGCGGGCTATGCAGTTGTGGCAAAATACCGCGTTGCGAGACAATTTGCCTCTGCAGACATGACTGACAGACTGTGCTTAACGCCTCGTTTGCAAAAGCACTGGATCTCTTCGATTCTGATTGTCAGCAGCCTGTGTTTACTGGCAATTGCCTTGTGTGACATTCGCTGGGGAAAGGCGGAACGCGAAGTTCCTCAAAAAGGAATTGAAGTGATGTTTTTGCTCGATGTGTCGCGCAGCATGCTCGCGGAAGATGTTTCTCCCAGTCGACTTGATCGAGCAAAACAGCAGATCAAAGACATGGTCGATGAGATGTCCGGAGACCGCGTGGGGCTGGTTGTCTTCGCCGGTGAGACACGGCAATCGGTGCCTCTCACCAGCCACTATGAAGACTTCAAACAGACCCTGGATACGGTCGGACCGCATACTGTCCGGCGCGGCGGCTCATTACTCGGCGATGCGATCAGG contains:
- a CDS encoding DUF58 domain-containing protein, translated to MIPREVIQKIRRVQIRTSHKVDEMLAGTWHSAFKGRGIEFEEVRPYQIGDDVRTIDWNVTARSGEPYVKLFREERELSVMLLIDLSGSQSFGTNHQTKREVVTELGATLAMSAIKNNDKVGLTLFTDHIEKSIPARKGSRHVLRLIREMLYCEPIGTGTDIRQALEHLNRISNRKTVLFLISDFQDENYESTLKVARRQHDIVPVVISDQREATMPNVGLIRLQDAESGEIITLDTARRSNREAYARIYRERSEARDAMFRRLRLEPLHIETGVDIVEPLRRYFHKRESRV
- a CDS encoding vWA domain-containing protein, whose product is MFDSPWYFLLLLTLPFLAWRLFAPQRKPAVRFSSLNMVKNLSLTIRQRLSWLPRLLTLAAVVFMILGLARPREGREQKITTSEGIAIEMVVDRSGSMQAMDFKINDEHVDRLTTIKKVAGNFVQGKGELDGRFNDLVGLITFAGYADGITPPTLDHAHLVSQLNNTQIVTSRSEDGTAIGDAISLAVEKLNALDARRDEKVKSKVIILLTDGENNAGEVEPIQAAELAETLGIKVYTIGVGTKGEAPVPVTDPFSGEKVVQWMPVNIDEATLQKVADLTHGKYFRATDTDSLEKIYEEIDTLEKTKVEAQHYTDYRELAVQPYRAGSLYVPPLLLIAFGLLLARFVLEQTWLRELN